A single Streptomyces sp. 2114.4 DNA region contains:
- a CDS encoding putative T7SS-secreted protein: MGFFDEVDRVTQSARDTFADGVQTVTHGTSRLLDDVGAHGWADKADAAGSWAAEGLGAQTRELELNETDDPALLLHGDASSIRKSARQVKKLGAAFERTGLALRKMDPSDWHGKAADRFREKVQTHPKRWLSAADSFEDAAAALDHYADTVEWAGKQAREAVERWKRAQKLTVAAVEQYKRKVDDYTEQADADGQQSPQKPGPFHDPGDEGRKSAEHLLKTARSQRDSAGAQLAVKLARGTGRAPAEPQGLDRLKREVGNTVKNQLVGAEHQLGGIVKTGTSLLRLVRTVNPQDPYNLTHPADYTTHLTGVAGGLIHTANHPTELVKGFIGEGWSTDRNQAIGAFATNFLGGGGAASKVGAKAVAHGMESAAAKDAAKTVGQTGAKDAAEHSAATGASHAAGAKAFEDVGGGLGQDLSHLEPNLAIQNVDQAAAHSFDSMATDGMSSDLNKLENSFGLSSGPNPKDIDPSFFMGGPKEAPPGWGDDGFTVGDSHGGASTEASHSLPDEVPPETPKQPEPSGQSNFDELPDAEKHKIASEELFDGARRFDSEAEAHEFGRSHWDGFRKELDDAQYDALHEYTGEGLPYDYKALNNDLRGLTHSDDPEMAQRIARIDEALAKKPLPQDIEVLRGTGYDHWLSEFNIDDPTDLVGKSVQEKGFMSTAVGKATFVHQPAMLHLRAPEGTPAAYVEDVSHFGGNENEIVLGRGRNIHFKQVFMDEKGKYHIYGEIS, encoded by the coding sequence ATGGGCTTCTTCGACGAGGTGGACCGCGTCACCCAGTCGGCCCGCGACACCTTCGCCGACGGGGTGCAGACCGTCACCCACGGCACGTCGAGGCTGCTTGATGACGTGGGCGCACACGGCTGGGCGGACAAGGCCGACGCAGCCGGCTCCTGGGCGGCCGAGGGGCTGGGTGCCCAGACCCGCGAGCTCGAGCTGAACGAGACCGACGACCCCGCCCTGCTGCTGCACGGGGACGCGAGCAGCATCCGTAAGTCCGCCCGGCAGGTGAAGAAGTTGGGCGCGGCCTTCGAGCGTACCGGCCTTGCGCTGCGGAAGATGGATCCCTCGGACTGGCACGGAAAGGCCGCCGACCGCTTTCGCGAGAAGGTGCAGACCCACCCCAAGCGCTGGCTGAGCGCCGCCGACTCGTTCGAGGACGCGGCCGCTGCGCTGGATCACTACGCCGACACGGTCGAGTGGGCGGGTAAGCAGGCCCGCGAGGCGGTCGAGCGGTGGAAGCGGGCCCAGAAGCTGACCGTGGCGGCCGTGGAGCAGTACAAGCGCAAGGTCGACGACTACACCGAGCAGGCCGACGCCGACGGGCAGCAGTCCCCGCAGAAGCCGGGCCCGTTCCACGACCCCGGCGACGAGGGACGCAAGTCCGCGGAGCACCTGCTCAAGACGGCCCGCAGCCAGCGCGACAGCGCCGGCGCCCAACTGGCCGTGAAGCTCGCCCGAGGCACCGGCCGGGCACCGGCCGAGCCCCAGGGCTTGGACCGCCTCAAGCGCGAAGTCGGCAACACGGTGAAGAACCAGCTGGTCGGGGCCGAGCACCAGCTGGGCGGCATCGTCAAGACCGGCACCTCGTTGCTGCGCCTGGTCCGCACGGTCAACCCCCAGGACCCCTACAACCTGACCCACCCGGCCGACTACACCACCCACCTCACCGGTGTCGCCGGCGGCCTGATTCACACTGCCAACCACCCCACCGAGCTGGTCAAGGGCTTCATCGGCGAGGGTTGGAGCACCGACCGCAACCAGGCCATCGGCGCCTTCGCGACGAACTTCCTCGGCGGCGGAGGAGCCGCGAGCAAGGTAGGAGCCAAAGCCGTCGCCCACGGCATGGAAAGCGCTGCCGCCAAAGACGCCGCCAAGACCGTCGGCCAGACCGGCGCCAAGGACGCCGCTGAGCACTCTGCGGCGACCGGTGCCTCCCACGCGGCCGGGGCGAAGGCCTTCGAAGACGTCGGAGGCGGCCTCGGCCAGGACCTCTCCCATCTGGAGCCCAACCTGGCCATCCAGAACGTTGATCAAGCCGCCGCGCACTCCTTCGACAGCATGGCGACCGACGGCATGAGCTCCGACCTCAACAAGCTCGAAAACAGCTTCGGGCTCAGCAGCGGGCCGAATCCGAAGGACATAGACCCCAGCTTCTTTATGGGCGGGCCCAAGGAAGCCCCACCGGGTTGGGGCGACGACGGCTTCACGGTGGGCGACTCTCATGGCGGGGCTAGCACAGAGGCGAGCCACTCGCTTCCGGATGAGGTTCCACCCGAGACGCCGAAGCAACCAGAGCCCTCGGGGCAGTCGAACTTCGACGAACTACCCGATGCCGAGAAGCACAAGATCGCCAGCGAGGAACTGTTCGATGGTGCGCGCCGCTTTGACTCCGAGGCCGAAGCGCATGAGTTCGGGCGAAGTCACTGGGACGGGTTTCGGAAGGAGCTGGACGATGCTCAGTATGATGCCTTGCATGAGTACACAGGCGAAGGTCTTCCCTATGACTACAAGGCTCTCAACAACGACTTGCGAGGCCTAACGCACAGCGATGATCCAGAGATGGCGCAGCGCATAGCCAGAATCGACGAAGCGCTGGCCAAAAAGCCACTCCCGCAGGACATCGAGGTCCTACGAGGCACCGGGTACGATCATTGGTTGTCAGAATTCAACATTGACGATCCTACGGACCTGGTCGGTAAGTCAGTGCAAGAGAAGGGCTTCATGTCGACCGCAGTAGGGAAGGCGACATTCGTCCATCAGCCCGCAATGCTTCATCTGCGTGCGCCCGAAGGGACGCCGGCGGCATACGTCGAAGATGTCAGTCACTTCGGCGGAAACGAGAACGAGATCGTGCTCGGACGTGGTCGCAACATTCATTTCAAACAAGTATTTATGGATGAAAAGGGTAAGTACCACATCTACGGAGAGATATCATGA